The following are from one region of the Coturnix japonica isolate 7356 chromosome 23, Coturnix japonica 2.1, whole genome shotgun sequence genome:
- the GJB3 gene encoding gap junction beta-3 protein produces MDWKTLQGLLSGVNKYSTAFGRIWLSVVFVFRVLVYVVAAERVWGDEQKDFDCNTRQPGCTNVCYDHFFPISHIRLWALQLIFVTCPSLLVIMHVAYREDREKKNREKNGENCPKLYSNTGKKHGGLWWTYLLSLFFKLIIEILFLYLLHKMWDSFDLPRLVKCTNVEPCPNTVDCYIARPTEKRVFTYFMVGASSICIVLTVCEIFYLIFKRVVRSTLKWKKSIKRSMSYSKASTCQCHLKAEERENKALNRGEEP; encoded by the exons ATGGATTGGAAAACACTGCAGGGGCTGCTCAGTGGGGTCAACAAATATTCCACTGCCTTTGGTCGCATCTGGCTCTCCGTGGTCTTTGTCTTCCGTGTCCTGGTCTATGTGGTGGCAGCTGAACGTGTCTGGGGGGATGAGCAGAAGGACTTTGACTGCAATACACGCCAGCCAGGCTGCACCAATGTCTGCTATGACCACTTCTTCCCCATTTCCCACATCCGCCTGTGGGCTCTGCAGCTCATCTTTGTCACTTGTCCCTCCCTGCTGGTCATCATGCACGTGGCTTACAGGGAGGACCGCGAGAAAAAGAACAGGGAGAAGAATGGGGAGAATTGCCCCAAGCTGTACAGCAACACAGGCAAAAAGCACGGGGGGCTGTGGTGGACCTACCTGCTCAGCCTCTTCTTCAAGCTCATCATAGAGATCCTGTTCCTCTACCTCCTTCACAAGATGTGGGACAGCTTCGACTTGCCACGGCTGGTCAAGTGCACCAACGTGGAGCCCTGTCCCAATACTGTAGACTGCTACATCGCTCGGCCAACTGAGAAGAGAGTCTTCACTTATTTCATGGTCGGAGCCTCTTCCATCTGCATTGTCCTCACTGTCTGTGAGATCTTCTACCTCATCTTCAAGCGGGTTGTTCGGAGCACGCTCAAGTGGAAGAAGTCCATCAAGCGTTCTATGAGCTACAGCAAAGCCTCCACCTGCCAGTGCCACCTCAAGGCGGAGGAGAGGGAGAACAAGGCCCTAAATAG AG